The following is a genomic window from Longimicrobiales bacterium.
GGGAGGACATGGTGCGGCATCGGGAAACGATTCTCGGGATCGGCTGCGAGGGGTTGATCACGATGCTCGCGCGCATCCGGCTGCGGGCGGCGTAGGCAACGTCGCAGACAGACGATGCAATGACCTGGATCCTGGACCCGCTCGACGGCCCGATCGCCGACACGCTCGACCTGCACGGCATGACCTGGTCCGAAGCGGAGCTCGCGGTCATCGCGTTTCTCACGCGCGCCCGCAAGCGAGAACCCGGCGCGCTCGTACACGTGATTACCGGAAAAGGGAAGGGCTCGCCCGGCCGCCCGGTGCTGAAGACGCGCATGAAGACCATGCTTCGCGCCGGTCTGCCCCAGGTCGAAGTCTGGGGACCCGACCTCGACCA
Proteins encoded in this region:
- a CDS encoding Smr/MutS family protein, whose translation is MTWILDPLDGPIADTLDLHGMTWSEAELAVIAFLTRARKREPGALVHVITGKGKGSPGRPVLKTRMKTMLRAGLPQVEVWGPDLDQGGFLIRLKQR